In Colletotrichum higginsianum IMI 349063 chromosome 3, whole genome shotgun sequence, a genomic segment contains:
- a CDS encoding Preprotein translocase, whose product MSSLRFLDLVKPFVPFLPEVQQPETKIPFNQKLMWTALTLLIFLVMSQMPLYGIVSSDNSDPLYWLRMVMASNRGTLMELGITPIISSGMVFQLLAGTHMIDVNLDLKSDRELYQTAQKLFAFILSAGTATVYVFTGLYGRPSDLGAGIVFLLVLQLFVAGMIVILLDELLQKGYGLGSGISLFIATNICESIMWKAFSPTTINTGRGPEFEGAVIALFHLLLTWPNKQRALQEAFYRQNLPNIMNLLATILVFAAVIYLQGFRVEIPVKSSRQRGARGSYPVRLFYTSNMPIMLQSALSSNVFLISQMLYSRFSDNLLVRLFGVWEAKDGSAQLSAISGLAYYMSPPLNFKDALLDPIHTAVYIVYMLGACAIFSKTWIEVSGSSPRDVAKQLKDQGLVMAGHRDQSMYKELKRIIPTAAAFGGACIGALSVASDLMGALGSGTGTLLAVTIIYGYFEIAAKEGDLAGMKGMIMG is encoded by the exons ATGAGTTCCC TCCGGTTTCTCGATCTGGTCAAGCCGTTCGTGCCGTTCCTCCCCGAGGTTCAGCAGCCGGAGACCAAGATCCCCTTCAACCAGAAGCTGATGTGGACGGCCCTGACCCTCCTCATTTTCCTGGTCATGAGCCAGATGCCCCTCTACGGCATTGTCTCGTCCGACAACTCGGATCCCCTATACTGGCTGCGTATGGTCATGGCGAGTAACCGCGGAACCCTGATGGAGTTGGGTATCACTCCCATCATCTCCTCGGGCATGGTTTTCCAGCTCCTTGCTGGCACCCACATGATCGACGtcaacctcgacctcaagaGCGACCGCGAGCTGTACCAGACCGCCCAGAAACTCTTTGCCTTCATTCTTTCGGCCGGTACCGCCACCGTCTACGTCTTCACCGGCCTCTACGGCCGACCTTcggacctcggcgccggcatcgtcttccTGCTCGTCCTCCAGCTCTTCGTTGCCGGCATGATCGTCAttctcctcgacgagctcctgcAGAAGGGTTACGGCCTGGGCTCGGGTATCTCCCTGTTCATCGCCACCAACATCTGCGAGTCCATCATGTGGAAGGCCTTCTCCCCGACCACCATCAACACTGGTCGTGGCCCCGAGTTTGAGGGtgccgtcatcgccctcTTCCACCTGCTCCTCACCTGGCCCAACAAGCAGCGCGCTCTCCAGGAGGCCTTCTACCGCCAGAACCTCCCCAACATCATGAACCTCCTGGCCACCattctcgtcttcgccgccgtcatctaCCTCCAGGGCTTCCGCGTCGAGATCCCCGTCAAGTCTTCCCGCCAGCGTGGTGCTCGTGGCTCCTACCCCGTCCGCCTCTTCTACACCTCCAACATGCCCATCATGCTGCAGTCCGCCCTGTCCTCCAACGTCTTCCTCATCAGCCAGATGTTGTACTCCCGCTTCTCCGacaacctcctcgtccgtctttTCGGTGTCTGggaggccaaggacggcTCCGCTCAGCTCTCGGCTATCTCCGGCTTGGCCTACTACATGTCTCCTCCCTTGAACTTCAAGGACGCCCTGCTCGACCCTATCCACACTGCTGTTTACATCGTCTACATGCTGGGCGCCTGCGCCATCTTCTCCAAGACTTGGATTGAGGTTTCCGGCTCCAGCCCCCGCGATGTCGCCAAGCAGCTCAAGGACCAGGGTCTTGTCATGGCCGGTCACCGCGACCAGAGCATGTACAAGGAGCTCAAGCGCATCATCcccaccgccgctgccttTGGCGGTGCCTGCATCGGTGCCCTCTCCGTCGCCAGCGACCTCATGGGCGCCCTCGGCTCCGGCACCGGTACCCTTTTGGCTGTCAC CATTATCTACGGCTACTTCGAGATTGCTGCCAAGGAGGGTGATCTGGCCGGTATGAAGGGCATGATTATGGGTTAA
- a CDS encoding Homoaconitase, mitochondrial: MLPIRRSVALHAKRGCRSILQRQLVSSSRTFRPSLYTTSARLRQDALRSQIETGPTATDFLVSKPVSRIDNPQTMTEKIVQRYAVGLADGKKVRAGDYVTIKPAACMSHDNSFPISKKFMGLGADKVYDPRQIVMTMDHDVQNRSEANLKKYRLIQEFAKKHDVDVYPPGHGIGHQIMIEEGYAWPASIWATGRTWWQVPPVARIHFRGTLPPGVTAKDVIVALCGLFNKDEVLNHAIEFTGSEETMRSLSIDERLTISNMSTEHGALSAIFPIDSTLKAWLRSKATFAAMMSPDGKAHSRWSHERIDSLFENPLTSDPGATYAKTLYMDLSTLSPFVAGPNSVKVATPLKDLEAQDIKVDRAYLVSCTNSRASDIAAAARVFREAAKDGNPPKIAPGVNFYLAAASMVEQRTAEEAGDWQVLLEAGAEPLPSGCGPCIGLGKGLLEPGEVGISASNRNFKGRMGSTEAKAYLASPEVVAASAMQGKIAGPGWYQKPDGVDKVIIGEGVGDMTADIATSIEDALEKLISQADGIIAESEKDFLGASAGEVAVAESEEKLTDVLPGFPEKIEGEIVFCDADNLNTDGIYPGKYTYQDDVSVEKMAEVCMENYDTAFRDIAKAGDILVSGFNFGTGSSREQAATAILAKKIPLVVAGSFGNIFSRNSINNALMGVEVPKLVQRLRETFKEEGDKKVLTRRTGWKLLWDVRRSKVTVTEKDGETWNVKVGELPPNVQEIIARGGLEEWVKAEIKK; encoded by the exons ATGCTTCCCATC AGAAGAAGCGTGGCTCTCCACGCCAAGAGAGGCTGCCGTAGCATTCTCCAGCGACAGCTCGTCTCCTCGTCGCGAACGTTCCGTCCCAGCTTGTACACGACCTCGGCTCGCCTCCGTCAGGATGCCCTCCGTTCCCAAATCGAGACCGGCCCTACCGCGACTGACTTCCTCGTTTCCAAGCCCGTCTCCAGAATCGACAACCCGCAGACCATGACCGAGAAGATTGTTCAGCGATACGCagtcggcctcgccgacggcaagaagGTGCGGGCGGGCGACTATGTCACAATCAAGCCTGCGGCTTGCATGTCTCACGACAACAGCTTTCCCATATCGAAGAAGTTTATGGGGCTCGGCGCTGACAAGGTCTATGACCCGCGCCAAATCGTCATGACTATGGACCACGACGTCCAAAACCGCAGCGAGGCCAATCTGAAAAAGTACAGACTCATTCAGGAGTTTGCCAAGAAGCATGACGTGGACGTTTATCCCCCAGGCCACGGCATCGGCCATCAAATTATGATCGAGGAGGGCTACGCTTGGCCAG CCTCTATCTGGGCCACGGGAAGGACTTGGTGGCAAGTCCCTCCCGTTGCGCGCATCCATTTCCGCGGTACCCTGCCTCCTGGAGTCACTGCCAAGGATGTCATCGTTGCTCTGTGTGGCCTATTCAACAAGGACGAGGTGTTGAACCATGCCATTGAATTCACCGGTTCCGAAGAGACCATGCGAAGCCTCTCTATTGACGAGAGACTGACCATCTCCAACATGTCTACCGAGCATGGCGCTTTGTCGGCGATTTTC CCCATCGATTCGACACTCAAAGCCTGGCTGAGGTCCAAGGCAACATTCGCGGCCATGATGAGCCCGGACGGCAAGGCGCACAGCCGCTGGAGTCACGAACGCATCGACAGCCTCTTCGAGAATCCTCTCACCTCTGACCCCGGCGCGACGTACGCCAAGACGCTGTACATGGACCTTTCTACATTGTCCCCCTTTGTCGCCGGACCCAACTCGGTCAAGGTTGCGACGCCTCTcaaggacctcgaggcccaggacATCAAGGTTGACAGGGCCTATCTCGTTTCGTGTACGAACTCTCGCGCTTCCGACATCGCAGCTGCGGCCCGCGTCTTTcgcgaggccgccaaggacggcaaccCCCCCAAAATTGCGCCTGGTGTCAACTTCTACTTGGCTGCCGCGTCTATGGTCGAGCAGCGAACTGCCGAGGAAGCCGGTGACTGGCAGGTGCTCCTCGAGGCTGGCGCAGAGCCTCTCCCCTCCGGATGTGGACCCTGTATCGGCCTCGGCAAAGGTCTTTTGGAGCCTGGTGAAGTTGGGATTTCGGCAAGTAACAGGAATTTCAAGGGCCGTATGGGCTCCACGGAAGCCAAAGCTTATCTGGCCAGCCCCGAGGTGGTTGCCGCTAGCGCCATGCAAGGCAAGATTGCGGGCCCCGGCTGGTACCAGAAGCCGGACGGGGTTGATAAGGTTATCATCGGCGAAGGCGTGGGCGATATGACAGCCGATATCGCCACGTCCATTGAGGATGCTCTTGAGAAACTCATTTCTCAGGCCGACGGCATCATTGCCGAGTCAGAGAAGGACTTCTTGGGTGCGTCCGCCGGAGAGGTCGCAGTCGCCGAGAGCGAAGAGAAGCTCACGGACGTCCTTCCCGGCTTCCCTGAGAAGATTGAGGGTGAGATTGTCTTCTGCGATGCTGACAACCTCAACACTGACGGCATCTACCCCG GCAAATACACGTACCAGGATGACGTGTCAGTCgagaagatggccgaggTATGCATGGAGAACTATGACACCGCCTTCCGCGACATCGCCAAGGCTGGCGACATTCTCGTTTCCGGCTTCAACTTTGGTACGGGCAGCTCGCGTGAGCaagcggcgacggcgatccTGGCCAAGAAGATCCCGCTCGTGGTGGCGGGCAGCTTCGGCAACATCTTCAGCCgcaacagcatcaacaacGCTCTCATGGGCGTCGAGGTGCCCAAGCTCGTTCAACGCCTGCGCGAGACgttcaaggaggagggcgacaaGAAGGTGCTGACGCGTCGCACCGGCTGGAAGCTGCTGTGGGACGTGCGGAGGAGCAAGGTCACGGTCACGGAGAAGGACGGCGAGACGTGGAACGTCAAGGTGGGCGAGCTGCCGCCCAATGTGCAGGAGATCATCGCGCGCGGAGGCCTGGAGGAGTGGGTCAAGGCAGAGATCAAGAAGTaa
- a CDS encoding tRNA isopentenyltransferase — MTLRSVIGRRFIHDVVGNMTARHPPSDPLVVILGSTGTGKSELAVELATRFNGEIINADAMQMYKGLPIITNKISPEERRGVPHHLLDHVSLDQPTWIVEDFKREANRVICDIRRRGNLPIVVGGTHYYTNALLFEDTLVGADDGKPKDGDVKGDDADDGAASFPILDEPTDVILAKLREVDPVMADRWHPNDRRKISRSLHIYLQHGRPASEIYAEQRERKTAETSPDGGSPVSPWQTLLFWVYSDPDVLKKRLDRRVDKMLTAGLNDETQSMYDYVRAKEAAGQQVDYTRGIWQSIGFKEFSAYLEALNTSGPSSTDPSALDALKASGLEEMKTSTRQYAKYQTRWIRTKTVPLLQERPGALDHFFVMDSTDVARWSVNVADPAIDVAGRFLRGEALPAPADLSATAREVLREATVQTERTLCRRTCDICKTTCVTEQDWAKHVKSRRHNVILKKTKRRALSAAERPLAVVPVDAPGEKESRAADRGSSPEVDGLGMFDVPS, encoded by the exons ATGACACTTCGGTCTGTCATCGGCCGAAGGTTCATACACGATGTTGTTGGCAACATGACAGCCCGTCACCCGCCCTCGGACCCTTTGGTCGTCATCCTGGGCTCGACCGGAACTGGAAAATCAGAA CTCGCCGTAGAGCTCGCCACTCGCTTCAATGGCGAAATCAtcaacgccgacgccatgCAGATGTACAAGGGCTTGCCCATCATAACCAACAAGATCTCCCCCGAAGAGCGCCGCGGTGTCCCCCACCACCTACTCGACCACGTCAGTCTGGACCAGCCCACATGGATCGTCGAGGACTTCAAGCGTGAGGCGAATAGGGTCATCTGCGACATCCGCCGCCGGGGTAACTtgcccatcgtcgtcggcggcacccACTACTACACCAACGCCCTGCTCTTCGAGGACACCCTTGTcggggccgacgacgggAAGCCGAAAGACGGGGACGTCAaaggcgacgacgcggacgatggcgccgcctcGTTCCCTatcctcgacgagcccaCCGACGTCATACTGGCCAAGCTGCGCGAGGTCGACCCCGTCATGGCCGACCGATGGCACCCTAACGACAGGCGCAAGATCTCGCGATCGCTGCACATCTACCTGCAGCACGGCCGTCCGGCCTCGGAGATCTACGCCGAGCAGCGCGAGCGCAAGACCGCAGAGACCAGCCCGGACGGCGGAAGCCCCGTCAGTCCCTGGCAGACGCTGCTCTTCTGGGTCTACTCGGACCCGGATGTCCTGAAGAAGCGTCTAGACCGGCGCGTTGACAAAATGCTCACCGCCGGCCTCAATGACGAGACACAGTCCATGTATGACTACGTACGCGCCAAGGAGGCCGCTGGCCAGCAGGTGGACTACACCCGCGGCATCTGGCAGTCGATAGGCTTCAAGGAGTTCTCGGCCTacctcgaggccctcaaCACCAGCGGCCCATCCTCCACGGACCCTAGCGCCCTCGATGCCCTTAAGGCCTCTGGCCTCGAGGAGATGAAGACGTCGACGCGGCAGTACGCGAAATACCAAACTCGCTGGATCCGCACAAAGACCGTGCCCCTCCTCCAGGAGCGGCCCGGCGCGCTGGACCATTTCTTCGTCATGGACAGCACTGATGTCGCGCGGTGGTCAGTCAACGTCGCTGACCCGGCCATCGACGTCGCGGGGCGGTTCCTCCGGGGAGAGGCGCTGCCGGCGCCCGCGGACctgtcggcgacggcgcgggagGTGCTGAGGGAGGCGACGGTGCAGACGGAGCGCACGCTGTGCCGCCGCACGTGCGACATTTGCAAGACGACGTGCGTCACGGAGCAGGACTGGGCAAAGCACGTCAAGAGCAGGCGGCACAACGTGATACTGAaaaagacgaagaggagagcGCTGAGCGCCGCCGAGAGGCCGCTGGCCGTCGTTCCGGTCGACGCCCcgggagaaaaagaaagcaGGGCTGCGGACAGAGGTTCAAGTCCCGAGGTCGACGGGCTGGGCATGTTCGATGTACCCTCGTAG